In Amyelois transitella isolate CPQ chromosome 5, ilAmyTran1.1, whole genome shotgun sequence, one DNA window encodes the following:
- the LOC106139377 gene encoding lymphokine-activated killer T-cell-originated protein kinase homolog produces MSESDFKTPIKKDKPVEDKITIPPSPFLHRLGYGTGVSVLQLVRSPRAGQIRSPWALKMINKRVKHNKVYSERLQTEAELLQRMSHPNIVGFRAFSKSKTLFLGMEACEISLGDMIEKRAEEECEPFTEKQILKVALDIGKALDYLHTKMQLLHGDMKSYNILVNGDFEVCKLCDFGVTLPLDENGVFDKMNAGKAVYYGTEAWSAPEVIHGGEISSKTDIWPLGLTLWEMMALMPPHSQMDESAEDSMCLDDSVQSTEEDFFSERYGTRPPMPANIAERQFAGSLALFHACTQTRPKDRPSALHLATVAEEMMVRSGNP; encoded by the exons ATGTCTGAATCAGATTTCAAGACGCCCATCAAAAAGGACAAACCAGTCGAAGATAAGATCACAATACCCCCATCTCCGTTCTTACACAGACTGGGATATGGCACTG GCGTGTCAGTTCTACAGCTGGTGCGATCGCCTCGCGCCGGTCAAATCAGATCACCGTGGGCTCTAAAGATGATAAACAAGCGAGTTAAACACAACAAAGTGTACTCGGAACGGTTGCAAACTGAAGCTGAGCTGCTGCAACGCATGTCCCATCCTAACATAGTAGGGTTTCGAGCGTTTAGTAAGAGCAAGACATTGTTTTTGGGGATGGAGGCTTGTGAGATATCGCTCGGAGACATGATTGAGAAGAGGGCCGAGGAAGAATGTGAACCTTTTACAGAGAAGCAAATTTTGAAG GTTGCATTAGACATCGGCAAAGCCCTAGACTACTTGCACACCAAAATGCAGTTACTTCATGGGGACATGAAGTCTTACAACATCCTGGTGAACGGAGACTTTGAAGTGTGCAAGCTTTGCGACTTTGGAGTCACCCTGCCTCTGGATGAGAACGGCGTGTTTGACAAGATGAATGCTGGGAAAGCTGTTTACTATG GAACAGAAGCCTGGAGCGCCCCGGAAGTCATCCACGGCGGCGAGATTTCCAGCAAGACGGATATCTGGCCGCTCGGACTCACATTGTGGGAGATGATGGCTCTGATGCCACCGCATTCGCAGATGGACGAGTCGGCTGAAGATAGCATGTGTTTGGATGACTCTGTACAGAGCACTGAAGAGGACTTTTTTTCGGAGAGATACG gCACACGTCCCCCTATGCCCGCCAACATTGCCGAGCGCCAATTCGCAGGCTCCCTAGCTTTGTTCCACGCCTGCACCCAGACCAG GCCTAAAGACCGACCGTCAGCGCTACACCTGGCCACCGTCGCTGAAGAAATGATGGTCAGATCCGGAAATCCATAG